From the Lathyrus oleraceus cultivar Zhongwan6 chromosome 4, CAAS_Psat_ZW6_1.0, whole genome shotgun sequence genome, one window contains:
- the LOC127137661 gene encoding uncharacterized protein LOC127137661, whose product MAEQEQESARVRAELDEIKGGMSQMREMLQALTFRFEVPQATVISETTGPAVEVPPQRTLPSTLPPYGLPYGFVPRAEVVHEMGQSVQQAVPLPVYTDARPVIHTVVPPAAYARHVPHYEDQNHMYQTVDSTVDGDEVRFEDFREVKENMQLLEKKFRDLEGDHVFGSAAKEMCLVSELVIPAKFKTPDFDKYKGHTCPKSHLIMYYRKMAAHVEDDKLMIHCFQDSLSGAPSKWYLSLDQNRIRCFQDLSDAFIKHYKYNMDMAPDRRQLQSMFQHDKESFKEYAQIWRELASQVEPPLAEKELAELFIDTIQPQFYEKMVGSASLGFSELVAIGARVEYGVRNGKLAVVAGTSSANPKKFSGGFPRKKEGETNVVTNGQGRAPPRRRPQ is encoded by the coding sequence ATGGCTGAACAAGAACAAGAGAGCGCCCGAGTTAGAGCCGAACTAGACGAAATCAAAGGAGGCATGTCCCAGATGCGAGAGATGCTGCAAGCTTTAACCTTCAGGTTTGAGGTTCCACAAGCGACCGTTATTTCAGAGACCACGGGCCCAGCAGTGGAAGTCCCACCTCAGAGGACGTTACCCTCAACCCTTCCTCCATATGGGCTACCATATGGTTTCGTCCCCCGAGCGGAGGTGGTGCACGAAATGGGGCAATCTGTCCAACAAGCTGTGCCATTACCAGTTTACACCGACGCACGTCCAGTCATCCATACTGTGGTTCCACCAGCCGCCTATGCTAGGCATGTTCCTcattatgaagatcaaaaccACATGTATCAGACTGTTGACTCAACTGTTGATGGTGACGAAGTAAGGTTTGAGGACTTCAGGGAGGTAAAGGAGAACATGCAGCTCCTTGAGAAGAAGTTCCGAGATCTAGAAGGAGACCACGTCTTTGGATCGGCTGCCAAAGAAATGTGTCTGGTGTCCGAGTTGGTGATTCCAGCCAAATTCAAAACTCCAGACTTCGACAAATACAAGGGGCATACTTGTCCAAAAagccatctcatcatgtattacCGCAAAATGGCTGCGCATGTGGAGGACGACAAGCTGATGATCCACTGCTTTCAGGATAGCTTGAGTGGGGCTCCTTCCAAGTGGTATTTGAGTCTGGATCAGAACAGGATCAGGTGTTTCCAAGACCTGTCAGATGCGTTCATAAAACATTACAAatacaatatggacatggcgcctgacagaagACAGTTGCAAAGCATGTTCCAGCATGATAAGGAGTCctttaaagaatacgctcaaatATGGAGGGAACTGGCTTCTCAGGTTGAACCACCTCTTGCTGAGAAGGAATTGGCTGAACTGTTTATTGACACTATCCAACCCCAGTTCTACgagaagatggttggaagtgCTTCTTTGGGATTCTCCGAGCTGGTTGCTATAGGAGCTCGCGTGGAATATGGTGTAAGGAACGGAAAACTGGCGGTTGTAGCTGGAACTTCAAGTGCTAATCCAAAGAAGTTCTCTGGAGGGTTTcctagaaagaaggaaggggaaacgAATGTTGTGACTAATGGTCAAGGAAGAGCTCCTCCAAGAAGGAGACCACAATAA